A genomic segment from Tuwongella immobilis encodes:
- a CDS encoding FHA domain-containing protein, producing MMTDTPFPDPNPNDPDRSNPSPPPPPTGATPDSTPQPHRGLPDESMSPTVRLPGVPMIVSEDADAAGATNAAPEANVPPVIPEPPLTEPTRPPLIASSTGDSSPNPPSPVPPVRHTAMHTDAMQMTELQRLRPPRPNSPPNPPENQSANPSGSTTASTEPGAVAENLNSTPKRGSMVISTAQSPMNYLSPAPETGPGVTASGFGGPLAGQSSAPPTPSSALPIQARPKLMVLRGEKLNVQYPLYEGPNYLGRTDEKPVDIDLEDQEASDRIWTSRQHACITYQNGVLTIEDLNSLNGTFVNRMRVHPGQQRILQVNDIIQVGTVQMKVILA from the coding sequence ATGATGACCGATACCCCGTTTCCCGATCCGAATCCCAATGATCCGGATCGCTCCAATCCGTCTCCGCCACCGCCTCCCACCGGGGCCACACCCGATTCCACCCCTCAGCCCCATCGTGGGTTGCCGGACGAATCGATGTCGCCAACGGTGCGACTACCTGGGGTGCCGATGATCGTTTCGGAAGACGCCGACGCTGCCGGAGCGACCAACGCCGCTCCCGAGGCGAATGTGCCGCCGGTCATCCCCGAACCCCCCTTAACCGAACCCACCCGCCCACCGTTGATTGCATCATCGACTGGGGATTCGAGTCCGAATCCGCCAAGCCCCGTGCCGCCTGTGCGACACACAGCGATGCACACCGATGCCATGCAAATGACCGAGCTGCAGCGGTTGCGGCCCCCACGCCCCAATTCGCCACCAAACCCACCCGAGAATCAATCCGCCAACCCGTCCGGCAGCACGACGGCTTCGACTGAACCGGGCGCGGTTGCCGAAAATCTGAATAGCACACCGAAACGCGGTTCGATGGTCATCTCAACCGCGCAATCGCCCATGAACTACCTCAGTCCCGCACCCGAAACCGGACCCGGCGTCACTGCCAGTGGATTCGGTGGACCACTCGCGGGCCAATCCTCCGCTCCCCCCACGCCATCGTCCGCGCTCCCGATTCAGGCACGACCCAAGTTGATGGTGCTGCGTGGCGAGAAGTTAAACGTGCAATATCCCTTGTACGAGGGACCGAATTATCTGGGGCGAACCGATGAGAAACCCGTCGATATCGACCTCGAAGACCAAGAGGCTTCGGATCGAATCTGGACCTCACGGCAGCATGCGTGCATCACCTATCAGAATGGTGTGTTGACGATTGAAGATCTGAATAGTCTCAATGGCACGTTCGTGAATCGAATGCGCGTGCATCCGGGGCAACAGCGGATTCTGCAAGTCAATGATATCATTCAAGTTGGAACCGTTCAGATGAAAGTCATTCTCGCCTGA
- a CDS encoding DUF1501 domain-containing protein, translating into MEPLQSADAIVRRHFFRECGLGLGTMALASLLQQESLHAAPSQPPLPSPVAPKPGHFPAKAKSVIFLFMAGGPSQFELFDPKPELQKWHGQAIPDSFTKGKRFAFMDTFAKEKPKLLGTKRKFAQYGQTGTWVSECLPHTAKVVDDLTFVHSMATNVFNHGPAKVFLNTGSPQFGRPSMGSWVTYGIGSESQSLPGFVVLQSGPRGPRGGFQNWTSGFLPTTYQGVPFRSGGDPIINLSSPAGMTADRQRQTLDVLRDLNSQRLQATGDAEIQTRIAAYEMAFRMQKSAPDLIDLKQEPRMILDDYGAEPGKASFANNCLLARRLVQRGVRFVQLYHTDWDHHGNGGENLDRGLDKVCLETDRACAALIRDLKRTGLLDSTLVVWGGEFGRTPMGEIRDTVGRNHHIDAYTMWMAGGGIKPGVRLGQTDEFGFSPIADRVHVHDLQATILHLLGLDHTKLTYRFQGRDFRLTDVHGEVVHSLLA; encoded by the coding sequence ATGGAACCGCTTCAATCTGCCGACGCCATTGTTCGCCGCCATTTCTTCCGCGAATGCGGATTGGGATTGGGTACGATGGCATTGGCGAGTTTGCTGCAACAGGAATCGCTGCATGCGGCTCCGTCGCAACCCCCATTGCCATCACCGGTTGCGCCGAAACCGGGTCATTTTCCTGCCAAGGCGAAATCGGTTATTTTTCTGTTCATGGCGGGTGGCCCCAGTCAGTTCGAACTATTCGACCCGAAACCCGAACTGCAAAAGTGGCACGGTCAAGCGATTCCCGATTCGTTCACCAAGGGGAAGCGCTTCGCCTTCATGGATACCTTCGCCAAGGAAAAACCGAAGTTACTGGGGACGAAACGCAAGTTTGCGCAATATGGCCAAACGGGCACCTGGGTATCCGAATGTCTGCCGCATACTGCCAAGGTTGTGGATGATCTCACGTTCGTCCATTCCATGGCAACGAACGTCTTCAATCACGGGCCGGCCAAAGTATTCTTGAATACGGGTTCGCCCCAATTTGGGCGTCCGAGCATGGGGTCTTGGGTGACTTACGGCATCGGCAGCGAGTCGCAAAGTCTTCCCGGGTTTGTGGTTCTGCAATCGGGACCGCGTGGCCCGCGGGGTGGATTCCAGAATTGGACCAGCGGCTTTTTGCCCACGACGTATCAGGGAGTGCCGTTCCGTTCGGGTGGTGATCCGATCATTAATTTGTCATCGCCTGCGGGGATGACGGCCGACCGACAACGTCAAACCCTGGATGTGCTCCGCGACCTGAATTCGCAACGTCTTCAGGCAACGGGAGATGCGGAAATTCAGACTCGAATTGCCGCCTATGAAATGGCGTTCCGAATGCAAAAATCGGCACCGGATCTCATCGATTTGAAGCAAGAGCCGCGAATGATTCTGGACGATTACGGTGCCGAACCTGGAAAAGCTTCGTTTGCGAACAATTGTCTACTCGCCCGACGACTTGTCCAGCGTGGGGTCCGATTCGTCCAACTGTATCACACAGACTGGGATCATCACGGAAATGGCGGTGAAAATCTCGACCGCGGGTTAGACAAAGTTTGCTTGGAAACCGATCGCGCGTGCGCCGCTCTGATTCGAGATTTGAAGCGAACGGGGTTACTGGATAGTACCCTGGTGGTTTGGGGCGGCGAATTCGGCCGCACCCCGATGGGCGAAATCCGCGATACCGTGGGGCGAAATCATCATATCGATGCCTACACCATGTGGATGGCCGGCGGCGGGATCAAGCCAGGTGTCCGGTTGGGGCAAACGGATGAGTTCGGCTTCTCTCCGATCGCGGATCGGGTTCATGTCCACGATCTGCAAGCCACTATCCTGCACCTATTGGGGCTTGATCACACGAAATTGACCTACCGATTCCAGGGCCGCGACTTCCGACTGACCGATGTGCATGGCGAAGTGGTGCATTCGCTTCTGGCGTAA
- a CDS encoding PSD1 and planctomycete cytochrome C domain-containing protein, whose translation MRAARWLGIGCIWAIVPMLAAAAPPDFERDLVPLLNRSCVNCHGPEQQRGGLRLDSLAAILEGGNSGPAVIAGKSAESPLLQALTGAEDRAIMPPKGERFTADQVALVQTWIDGGAKGNLQPKSVAPKTPVRTTHWAFQPVKQQQPPAVKRFDWVRNPIDAFILAKLEANGIAPSPEADRITLIRRLSLDLRGLPPTIEEIQAFEQDSRPDAYERLVDQFLASPHYGERLARFWLDQARYADSHGYTIDGPRSIWKYRDWVIDSFNQDKPFDAFTIEQLAGDLLPQPTQQQLVATGFHRNTQINQEGGIDPEQFRVESVIDRVNTTGSVWLGLTVGCAQCHDHKFDPLSQREYYRLYAYFNQCDEPTLDLLTPAEQKRKREIAARMKVILPKLQTLDRTSPALVEKWERSQTDSSREQLHPAVRAVFEVAENGRSQEQKAFLENTFRSIDEFRQGMGILSSRNTLSATAQTSVLKTRIKLSRELASLKQNDPVAITTLIVRERKTPRENYIHLGGDFLRKGVAVQPGTPAVLPELSASPTQSRLELARWLVDGRNPLTGRVLANRIWGHLFGLGIVETENDFGTQGTPPSHPELLDWLAQTLIEERWSLKRFHRLLVTSATYRQRSNHRTDLVSIDPRNRLLARQSRHRLEAEIVRDVTLAASGLLSPKVGGPSVFPPQPDGVYRFTQVNKNWKASQGPDRYRRGMYTYFWRSAPHPALTTFDAPDASATCTRRIRSNTPLQALTLLNDQAFVETAHGLANRLLRDTAASDRDRLVLGFRLCVARTPTESELDTLQRFLSAQKQDLLNRPQEVAALLAGGNPVVIQSPLPESERAAWCQVARVLLNLDETITRE comes from the coding sequence ATGCGCGCTGCCCGCTGGCTTGGAATTGGTTGCATCTGGGCGATTGTACCGATGCTGGCCGCCGCTGCCCCGCCGGACTTCGAACGCGATCTTGTCCCATTGCTCAATCGATCTTGCGTCAATTGCCATGGCCCCGAGCAACAACGCGGTGGGTTGCGACTCGATTCACTGGCGGCCATTCTCGAAGGCGGAAACTCTGGTCCGGCAGTGATCGCGGGCAAAAGTGCCGAATCGCCCTTGCTCCAAGCCCTGACAGGTGCAGAAGATCGGGCGATTATGCCCCCGAAAGGTGAGCGGTTTACAGCCGACCAAGTCGCGCTGGTTCAGACCTGGATTGATGGCGGTGCCAAAGGCAACCTGCAGCCCAAATCGGTTGCCCCGAAGACACCTGTGCGAACGACCCATTGGGCATTCCAGCCCGTGAAACAGCAACAACCGCCAGCGGTGAAACGATTCGATTGGGTGCGCAACCCCATTGATGCCTTTATCTTAGCGAAATTGGAAGCGAACGGGATTGCCCCCTCTCCTGAGGCCGACCGAATCACACTCATTCGCCGACTTTCGTTGGATCTTCGAGGATTGCCCCCCACGATCGAAGAAATTCAAGCGTTCGAACAAGATTCGCGGCCCGATGCCTATGAACGACTGGTTGACCAATTTTTGGCCAGTCCACACTACGGCGAGCGACTCGCCCGATTCTGGTTGGACCAGGCTCGCTACGCAGACTCGCACGGCTATACGATTGACGGTCCCCGCTCGATTTGGAAATATCGCGATTGGGTGATCGATTCCTTCAATCAAGACAAGCCATTTGATGCCTTCACCATCGAACAATTGGCAGGCGATCTATTGCCGCAACCCACTCAGCAGCAACTGGTTGCGACAGGCTTTCACCGCAATACGCAGATCAATCAGGAAGGCGGAATCGACCCGGAGCAATTCCGCGTAGAGTCCGTCATCGACCGCGTCAACACGACCGGAAGTGTCTGGCTGGGTTTGACCGTTGGGTGCGCCCAATGCCACGATCACAAATTCGACCCATTATCGCAACGCGAATACTATCGCCTGTACGCCTATTTCAATCAATGCGATGAACCCACACTGGATTTGCTCACGCCGGCGGAACAAAAACGCAAACGCGAGATTGCCGCTCGGATGAAAGTCATTCTGCCGAAGCTCCAAACCTTGGATCGAACGAGTCCCGCATTGGTCGAAAAATGGGAACGCAGTCAGACCGATTCCAGCCGCGAGCAACTCCATCCGGCGGTGCGTGCGGTGTTCGAAGTCGCGGAAAACGGCCGATCTCAGGAACAGAAAGCCTTTCTGGAGAATACCTTCCGTTCTATTGATGAATTCCGACAAGGCATGGGGATTCTGAGCAGCCGCAACACGCTGAGTGCCACTGCTCAAACCAGCGTCCTCAAAACGCGGATCAAATTGAGTCGGGAATTGGCGAGCCTGAAGCAGAACGATCCCGTGGCAATTACCACACTCATTGTTCGAGAACGGAAAACTCCACGCGAGAATTACATTCACCTGGGCGGCGATTTTCTCCGCAAGGGTGTCGCGGTGCAACCGGGCACGCCCGCGGTGCTTCCCGAACTTTCTGCCAGTCCCACCCAGTCCCGATTGGAACTGGCTCGCTGGTTAGTCGATGGACGCAACCCGTTGACAGGTCGAGTGTTAGCGAATCGCATTTGGGGCCATCTGTTCGGCCTCGGCATTGTCGAGACGGAGAACGATTTTGGCACGCAAGGCACTCCGCCTTCGCATCCCGAGCTTCTCGATTGGCTTGCTCAAACGCTGATCGAGGAGCGTTGGAGCCTCAAGCGGTTCCATCGTCTCCTCGTGACGAGTGCGACCTATCGCCAACGCTCCAACCATCGAACCGATCTCGTCTCGATTGATCCGCGAAATCGGTTGCTGGCACGACAAAGTCGGCATCGTCTTGAAGCGGAAATCGTTCGCGATGTCACCCTGGCAGCGTCGGGATTGCTTTCGCCCAAGGTGGGTGGCCCGAGTGTGTTTCCGCCGCAACCGGATGGGGTGTATCGGTTTACGCAGGTCAACAAAAACTGGAAAGCATCGCAAGGACCGGATCGGTACCGCCGGGGGATGTATACCTATTTCTGGCGATCGGCACCGCATCCGGCGTTAACCACCTTCGATGCTCCCGATGCCAGCGCGACCTGCACTCGCCGCATCCGCTCGAATACCCCACTGCAAGCCCTGACGCTCTTAAACGATCAAGCGTTCGTCGAAACTGCCCATGGACTGGCGAATCGTCTTCTGCGCGACACAGCAGCAAGCGACCGCGATCGACTGGTGTTGGGGTTCCGCTTGTGTGTTGCCCGCACGCCGACTGAATCGGAACTCGATACCCTACAACGGTTTCTGTCGGCGCAGAAACAAGATTTGTTGAATCGCCCGCAGGAAGTTGCGGCATTGTTGGCCGGTGGGAATCCGGTGGTCATCCAATCGCCATTGCCGGAATCGGAACGAGCGGCCTGGTGTCAGGTGGCTCGTGTGCTACTCAACCTCGACGAAACCATCACCCGCGAATAA